From the Glandiceps talaboti chromosome 10, keGlaTala1.1, whole genome shotgun sequence genome, one window contains:
- the LOC144440634 gene encoding NXPE family member 4-like, whose translation MSSSQKRIVSKGKYILYIILIVFAFYVIVEYAKITRNVVSYTQVIKAPVQKLADLASQMKPNLVDVKEKESISRNDHFPYINYSHFGMDWIGIIKEFEWSYGNLNRGDTVQKDLTPFEAEINSFGLTSISESKLSLVGDKAFRKGDYIQVIMEAYDEYGNRRLRGGDFLQGLMTNENLGTRTTGRVFDYGNGTYSIYFYAAWRGDASITIHLVRHREAILYQKFLNSFENKRLGFTANFTDGKLKEITNCSLTNGLGMWQDKCGFVSPSSLGKTAFICEKPETLSCEDLNSTSHNLGDMNINTAQDMQGMSYLFETQFQNSTIGNPITITIQDSNVTPKLPLCGPDLPVTLSSGYWKDNLTFVPLMCRSQQWQKEDMEKCLLGKEIHMYGDSTVGQVSKSLRFRNVQPRELFHVHYILLRGGSPVQYVKNMLFEADFIDRIGNCTSVTPVVMMNFCFHFGSWTTRAYLDRIFGAKCAVLRLFKRCPEAIVIIKLAHPRDNVDVVQRVHSSNYRFHDMNRMIRRVFGGIGVRFLDLWDLVSSHITNNQVHMPAAVITQELYLMLSYVCPEMVQK comes from the exons AAAATTACAAGGAATGTAGTGTCTTATACACAAGTTATTAAAGCACCAGTCCAGAAACTTGCAGACCTGGCTTCGCAAATGAAACCAAACTTAGTAGACGTCAAGGAGAAAGAGTCAATCTCCCGCAATGATCATTTTCCGTACATAAATTATAGTCACTTTGGGATGGACTGGATTGGCATCATTAAGGAATTTGAGTGGTCTTACGGTAATTTGAATCGAGGTGACACCGTTCAAAAGGATTTAACTCCGTTTGAAGCAGAAATTAATTCCTTTGGATTAACGTCTATCTCCGAATCAAA ATTATCACTAGTAGGGGACAAGGCCTTCAGGAAGGGTGATTACATTCAAGTCATTATGGAAGCCTATGATGAGTATGGTAATAGACGCTTACGTGGAGGAGACTTTCTACAAGGCTTGatgacaaatgaaaatctcGGTACAAGAACTACAGGGAGGGTATTCGATTACGGCAACGGCACCTACAGCATATATTTCTATGCTGCTTGGAGAGGGGATGCAAGCATAACCATTCACTTAGTACGCCATCGAGAGGCCATCTTGTACCAAAAGTTTTTAAATAGCTTTGAAAACAAACGTCTTGGGTTCACGGCAAATTTCACCGATGGTAAACTAAAAGAAATAACAAACTGCTCTCTGACAAATGGCCTTGGAATGTGGCAGGATAAATGTGGTTTTGTTAGCCCTTCGTCTTTAGGGAAAACAGCCTTTATTTGTGAAAAGCCGGAGACATTATCTTGTGAAGACCTCAACAGCACATCTCATAACCTTGgtgacatgaatattaatacagCACAGGATATGCAGGGAATGTCGTATCTTTTCGAAAC ACAATTCCAAAACTCTACTATTGGAAAtccaataacaataacaattcaAG ATTCTAATGTGACACCAAAACTTCCATTATGTGGACCTGACCTACCGGTTACACTGTCCAGTGGTTATTGGAAGGACAACCTGACCTTTGTACCTTTAATGTGTCGCAGTCAACAATGGCAGAAAGAAGACATGGAAAAGTGTCTTTTGGGAAAAGAAATACACATGTACGGAGATTCAACCGTAGGTCAAGTTAGTAAAAGTTTGAGGTTTCGTAACGTCCAACCGCGCGAGTTATTTCATGTTCACTACATTTTACTCAGGGGTGGTTCTCCTGTCCAGTATGTTAAGAATATGTTATTTGAAGCTGATTTCATAGATAGAATAGGAAATTGCACCTCTGTGACCCCTGTGGTTATGATgaatttttgtttccattttggTTCTTGGACAACAAGAGCTTATTTGGACAGAATCTTTGGAGCAAAATGTGCCGTTCTCAGATTATTTAAACGATGCCCAGAAGCGATTGTCATCATTAAATTAGCACATCCACGAGATAACGTCGACGTTGTACAAAGAGTGCATAGCTCTAACTACAGATTCCATGACATGAACAGAATGATTCGCCGGGTCTTTGGTGGCATTGGTGTCAGATTCTTGGATCTCTGGGATCTTGTCTCGTCTCATATCACCAACAACCAGGTTCACATGCCTGCCGCCGTAATAACGCAAGAACTTTATCTTATGTTATCGTACGTTTGTCCAGAAATGGTGCAGAAATGA